GCTCGAATTCAAGGCCAAGCTCAAGAAACTGCCGCTGAAAAAACTGCTCGCCGGCTATCCGCTCCCGGCCATTGTAGTCCATCGCGACGGCCGCTATGCCGTGGCGCTCAAGGCCGAGGCCGACGGGAGCAAGGTGCTGGTTTTCGACCCCGCCGCGAAGAAGACGGCCGAATACGCGGGAGCCGACTTCGAGGCGACCGTGGACCGCTT
The nucleotide sequence above comes from Phycisphaerae bacterium. Encoded proteins:
- a CDS encoding type I secretion system permease/ATPase yields the protein MSAGLIALEVVARLSRIDVDIRALTREYGIQREVTPEELLRIAQRLEFKAKLKKLPLKKLLAGYPLPAIVVHRDGRYAVALKAEADGSKVLVFDPAAKKTAEYAGADFEATVDR